One segment of Candidatus Nitrospira nitrosa DNA contains the following:
- a CDS encoding ATP-binding protein, translating to MGQVVTPLALSGYTRQFWEALPRGDSLETVEWARRHRGIVWLLGSHAVGVPLFSLMTGLYVWPGFIGGGLLAACAILALTPSLGARFRAALATGGLILASTLLVHLSGGYIESHFHFFVMMAVIVLYQDWVPFLLALISIVIDHGIIGTLAPTMVYNHFGAQYHPWIWALIHGGFIVAECAALLVYWRVNETVQGDLYKEKERAEAASKAKSQFLANMSHEIRTPMNGVLGMAELLSHTPLTEKQRRYVDQIRGSGDDLLHIINDILDFSKIEAGKITLERKPFNLAVVVHEIVESFRARAQGKGLTLSCRTEEGIQANVVGDVYRFRQVLTNLIGNAIKFTDAGTISVTLQGSRCTAGSFQIVVQDSGVGISQEAQAALFAEFSQVDGSSTRKHGGTGLGLAISKRLVELMQGSIGVESAPGTGSRFWFTVQFAEEGMDGSVMDHDSGSGEIAA from the coding sequence ATGGGACAGGTTGTGACACCATTAGCTCTTTCTGGTTACACCAGGCAGTTTTGGGAAGCGTTGCCACGGGGAGACTCGCTGGAGACAGTCGAGTGGGCGCGACGTCACCGGGGTATTGTCTGGCTGTTAGGGAGCCATGCGGTGGGAGTCCCGCTGTTTAGCCTGATGACCGGCTTGTACGTCTGGCCTGGCTTTATTGGCGGGGGGCTGTTGGCGGCCTGTGCCATTCTTGCCCTTACACCTTCACTGGGTGCGCGGTTCCGTGCTGCCTTGGCGACAGGTGGGTTGATATTGGCGTCGACGCTGCTGGTCCATCTATCTGGTGGATATATCGAGTCCCATTTTCATTTTTTTGTGATGATGGCGGTCATCGTCTTGTACCAGGATTGGGTGCCCTTTCTCTTAGCACTCATCTCGATCGTAATCGATCATGGGATCATTGGGACCCTTGCTCCGACCATGGTGTACAACCATTTCGGAGCTCAATATCATCCTTGGATCTGGGCCCTTATCCACGGCGGATTCATCGTAGCCGAGTGTGCGGCTCTCTTGGTCTATTGGCGAGTCAATGAAACGGTACAGGGAGATCTCTACAAAGAAAAAGAACGAGCAGAGGCTGCGAGCAAGGCGAAATCTCAGTTTCTGGCCAATATGAGCCATGAGATTAGGACTCCGATGAACGGAGTGCTGGGTATGGCGGAGTTGCTCTCGCATACGCCACTGACGGAGAAACAACGGCGCTATGTCGACCAGATTCGTGGTTCAGGAGACGACTTACTGCACATCATCAATGACATCCTAGACTTTTCCAAGATTGAGGCAGGCAAGATCACGTTGGAGCGCAAGCCGTTCAACCTGGCTGTGGTTGTACACGAGATTGTGGAATCGTTTCGGGCCAGGGCTCAAGGCAAAGGGCTCACGCTCTCCTGCAGGACCGAGGAGGGAATTCAGGCCAATGTCGTGGGAGATGTCTATCGATTCCGCCAGGTTTTGACTAATTTGATCGGCAATGCCATCAAATTTACGGATGCAGGCACGATATCCGTAACCCTGCAGGGCAGCCGTTGTACGGCAGGATCGTTCCAGATAGTGGTCCAGGATAGCGGGGTTGGCATTTCACAGGAAGCTCAGGCGGCTCTTTTTGCAGAGTTCTCTCAAGTCGATGGTTCTTCGACGAGGAAACACGGAGGCACGGGGTTAGGTCTGGCGATCTCCAAACGACTTGTCGAGCTGATGCAAGGGTCGATCGGAGTGGAGTCGGCACCGGGAACCGGGTCGAGATTTTGGTTTACGGTGCAGTTTGCTGAGGAAGGAATGGACGGCTCGGTGATGGATCATGATTCGGGCTCAGGGGAAATAGCCGCGTAG